A genomic region of Bacillus sp. SM2101 contains the following coding sequences:
- a CDS encoding Msr family ABC-F type ribosomal protection protein, which translates to MEHICFEFKNIEMTYLDKRVLRIERLAVHQFDRIGIVGKNGAGKSTLIKLLSGIVQPSVGKVHRYVEHGYFEQISAPTTDEADPSLLGRLAVPQNSNHLSGGEQTRLKLAQLFTHYYEALLIDEPTTHLDQEGISYLLDELRYYYGALIIVSHDRAVLDKLTTSIWEVDEGEVHVYKGNYSEYVEQKQLEREQQNQAHAQYMKEQKRLAKEAQEKMKKAEKVAQAGSMSRKEAKAKANRMFESKSKGTCQKAVHRAAKAIEQRKDRLKHVEAVKEEKQIVFHQSKALELHNKFPIMADRFSLELEDRRLLDEVSFQLPLGKIIAITGENGSGKSTLLKHIASHAVGLTITPKARIGFFRQMSYQFTSDETILQFMKNRSEYDEGSLRSALHSMLFLDSDLLKKVNTLSGGEAMRLQLCLLFLGEYNILLLDEPTNFLDTRTIEALERFICAYKGTIIFVSHDTRFIKNVAELRLNISDKKLQQQCL; encoded by the coding sequence ATGGAACATATTTGTTTTGAATTTAAAAATATTGAAATGACTTATTTAGATAAAAGGGTATTAAGAATTGAACGGTTAGCTGTGCATCAATTTGATCGAATAGGAATCGTGGGGAAAAATGGTGCCGGGAAAAGTACATTAATCAAGTTGCTTTCTGGGATTGTTCAACCTTCAGTTGGGAAGGTACATCGCTATGTAGAGCATGGGTATTTTGAGCAAATATCAGCACCAACAACTGATGAAGCAGACCCATCGTTACTTGGAAGGTTAGCTGTTCCGCAAAATTCTAACCATTTAAGTGGTGGAGAGCAAACAAGGCTGAAATTAGCACAATTGTTTACACATTATTATGAAGCATTACTAATTGATGAGCCGACAACTCATTTGGACCAAGAAGGTATTTCATATTTACTTGATGAATTGAGATATTACTATGGGGCACTGATAATCGTTAGTCATGACCGTGCCGTACTTGACAAGCTCACCACATCTATTTGGGAAGTCGATGAAGGAGAAGTACACGTTTATAAAGGTAATTACAGCGAGTATGTAGAGCAGAAACAATTAGAACGTGAACAGCAAAATCAAGCTCATGCTCAATATATGAAAGAACAGAAGCGTCTAGCAAAAGAAGCGCAAGAAAAAATGAAAAAGGCCGAAAAAGTTGCACAAGCCGGAAGTATGTCAAGGAAAGAAGCGAAGGCTAAAGCGAACCGTATGTTTGAATCGAAGTCTAAAGGGACATGCCAAAAAGCAGTACATCGCGCCGCAAAAGCAATTGAACAACGTAAAGATAGGCTAAAGCATGTGGAAGCAGTGAAAGAGGAAAAGCAAATTGTATTTCACCAATCAAAAGCATTGGAATTGCACAATAAATTTCCAATTATGGCTGATAGATTTAGTCTCGAATTGGAAGATCGTAGATTGTTAGATGAAGTTAGTTTTCAACTCCCTTTAGGGAAAATAATAGCGATAACTGGTGAAAATGGAAGTGGTAAAAGTACACTATTAAAGCACATTGCCAGTCATGCCGTCGGTCTGACGATTACACCAAAAGCGAGAATTGGCTTCTTTCGTCAAATGAGCTATCAATTTACAAGTGATGAAACGATCCTGCAATTTATGAAAAATCGTTCAGAATATGATGAGGGGTCACTAAGAAGTGCTCTACATTCAATGCTATTTTTAGATTCAGACTTATTAAAAAAAGTGAACACATTAAGTGGTGGAGAAGCGATGCGCCTCCAGCTCTGTCTATTATTTTTAGGAGAATATAACATATTATTGCTAGACGAACCTACCAATTTTTTAGATACCAGGACTATTGAAGCATTAGAGCGATTTATCTGTGCCTATAAAGGAACCATCATATTTGTATCACATGATACAAGGTTCATAAAGAATGTGGCAGAGTTACGTTTAAACATTTCTGACAAAAAATTGCAACAACAGTGTTTATGA
- a CDS encoding cytochrome D1 domain-containing protein yields the protein MTTFVVDTKTHFLITTLPVGIPAAFSGPPQSLTPDGKLVYTINVNGRSVSVIDTKTHSVIATIQFDASTLPQAIDTSPDGKLVYVTTNLGTVPVLDVKTHSIIATVSIGELPLTSVKFTPDGKLAYVLGFRSSEPGTLSVIDTKTHTVVATLILPEDSTLPLFISFTPDGKLAYINAGTTN from the coding sequence TTGACTACTTTTGTCGTTGACACAAAAACTCACTTCCTTATAACTACACTTCCAGTAGGCATTCCAGCCGCTTTCTCAGGGCCTCCTCAATCTTTAACACCAGATGGCAAGCTTGTTTATACTATTAATGTAAATGGCCGTTCAGTATCTGTTATTGATACAAAGACACATTCAGTAATTGCTACGATTCAATTTGATGCTTCTACCCTTCCACAAGCTATTGATACTTCTCCAGATGGCAAATTAGTTTACGTTACTACAAATCTAGGTACTGTACCTGTTCTTGATGTAAAAACTCATTCAATAATCGCTACAGTTTCTATAGGAGAACTCCCTCTTACTTCGGTAAAGTTTACACCAGATGGAAAGCTTGCTTATGTTTTAGGTTTCAGAAGTTCTGAGCCCGGTACTCTCTCAGTTATTGATACAAAAACTCACACAGTTGTTGCTACTCTGATTCTTCCAGAAGATAGCACATTACCGTTATTTATTTCTTTTACACCAGATGGAAAATTAGCCTATATAAACGCAGGTACAACCAATTAA
- a CDS encoding HD domain-containing protein, protein MIVNDSIYKTILIEDEDMIEIVKTKAFQRLSLIKQQGNTFFLHNEAIHTRFEHSLGIYELLKRVISSLSARGDISLTQYEKKLAKVAALLHDIGHGPFSHCFQLISGHDHGEVTLRIISENAEIRNILDRTPNLLNDVLHILKGGSKYKIIEEILFGSLSLDQLDFWNRDLYYSHLHINPYDIDILIDSLRLKGNTLMIDVSAVPQIERMISMKESLYKYGFGHPFVVGKDLLIQEIFKTVVHEDIHLQSQSLSNVLKSEILQTEDFLTLHDKMLVDEVFILSHVKEHEQLSKLATLYLSSTDSVKYDESYMDMSSSTGIVIKENRNYCSYTGEIYVSNGEEIVDILQVSKHIQNITEIPAKYRVYSLNDS, encoded by the coding sequence ATGATAGTCAATGATTCCATTTATAAGACAATCCTAATTGAAGATGAAGACATGATAGAAATAGTTAAAACGAAAGCATTTCAAAGGTTATCTCTCATTAAACAGCAAGGTAATACATTTTTTCTACATAACGAAGCAATTCATACTAGGTTTGAGCATTCCCTAGGAATCTATGAATTGCTGAAGCGAGTTATCTCTAGCCTAAGTGCACGGGGAGACATTTCTCTTACTCAGTATGAAAAAAAACTTGCTAAAGTTGCAGCATTATTACATGATATCGGTCATGGTCCCTTTTCACATTGCTTCCAACTCATATCAGGTCATGATCATGGAGAAGTAACGCTTCGAATCATTAGCGAAAACGCAGAAATCAGAAATATATTAGACCGAACACCAAACTTACTGAACGATGTTTTACATATATTAAAAGGTGGTAGTAAGTATAAAATCATTGAAGAAATTCTATTTGGTTCACTATCACTCGATCAGCTTGATTTTTGGAATAGAGATTTATATTATTCTCACTTACACATTAATCCTTATGACATTGATATTTTAATTGATTCCCTTCGGTTGAAAGGAAATACTTTAATGATTGATGTCTCCGCAGTTCCTCAAATAGAACGAATGATAAGCATGAAGGAGAGTTTATACAAGTATGGCTTCGGTCATCCTTTTGTTGTTGGTAAGGATCTGCTTATACAAGAAATTTTTAAAACAGTTGTACATGAAGACATTCATCTTCAATCACAATCGCTCTCAAACGTGTTGAAATCTGAAATACTACAAACAGAAGATTTTCTTACTCTGCACGATAAAATGCTTGTGGATGAAGTTTTCATATTAAGTCATGTAAAAGAACATGAGCAATTGAGTAAGTTAGCCACACTATATTTATCATCAACTGACAGTGTAAAATATGATGAATCCTATATGGATATGTCTTCTTCTACTGGGATTGTTATTAAAGAAAACAGAAATTATTGTTCATATACTGGGGAGATTTATGTTAGTAATGGTGAAGAAATTGTTGATATTTTACAAGTTTCTAAGCATATACAAAATATCACTGAAATACCAGCAAAATATCGTGTCTATTCATTAAATGACTCTTAA
- a CDS encoding RNA polymerase sigma factor — protein MNEDKQQLVMDWYEKYYDDVYRFILFMLGDKQCCEDLVHDTFVRAYISYDKFGNRSNIKTWLFSIAKHLVIDEIRKRKRRRLVSVVKEIPSPINIEQYIENKEAVMQLMKSIQELKPNYRLVIILKKVEECSTREIAESLGWSEAKVRKTLSRALQLLKKMKGIEEGGGRIEQTF, from the coding sequence TTGAACGAAGATAAGCAGCAACTTGTAATGGATTGGTACGAAAAATATTATGACGACGTGTACCGCTTTATTCTCTTTATGCTTGGTGATAAACAATGCTGTGAAGATCTAGTTCATGACACATTCGTGCGTGCGTATATTTCATATGACAAATTTGGCAACCGCTCGAATATAAAAACATGGTTGTTCAGCATTGCCAAGCATTTGGTAATTGATGAAATTCGCAAACGAAAGAGAAGAAGGCTTGTTTCGGTAGTTAAAGAGATTCCTTCACCTATTAATATCGAACAGTATATTGAAAATAAAGAAGCGGTCATGCAATTAATGAAGTCTATTCAAGAATTAAAACCAAATTACCGACTAGTAATTATTTTAAAGAAAGTGGAGGAGTGTTCAACAAGAGAAATTGCAGAAAGTCTTGGCTGGTCCGAAGCAAAAGTACGTAAAACATTGTCAAGAGCATTGCAATTACTTAAAAAAATGAAAGGAATCGAAGAAGGAGGCGGCCGTATTGAACAAACATTTTGA
- a CDS encoding class I SAM-dependent methyltransferase, which yields MNELEYKDFYDKVGKVNGWDFSKLKSTSEGVKWHFYDEVVKRCKSSDVLLDIGTGGGENVLKIARSANFLVGVDISSGMMETAQANLAKSNVSNVRFCQLPSDNLQFPAEFFDIVSCCHAPFNAKEISKVLKKGGIFLTQQVSEGDKQNLKTAFGRGQSFGEKDGALQERYVQELIKAGFSNVQTFDENALVYYERPEDLIFLLKHTPIIPRFGEEKQDLDILKGFIEKNSTNKGICSNSKRYLIIATK from the coding sequence ATGAACGAATTAGAATATAAAGATTTTTATGACAAAGTTGGAAAAGTAAATGGTTGGGATTTTAGTAAATTGAAGTCCACTTCAGAAGGGGTAAAATGGCATTTTTACGATGAAGTTGTGAAAAGGTGCAAATCTTCTGATGTATTGCTTGATATTGGTACAGGTGGCGGAGAAAATGTGTTGAAAATTGCTCGTTCAGCAAATTTCTTGGTTGGAGTAGATATCTCTAGTGGAATGATGGAAACAGCTCAAGCAAATCTTGCGAAATCAAATGTTTCAAATGTACGATTTTGTCAATTACCATCGGATAATTTACAATTTCCTGCAGAGTTTTTTGATATCGTTTCATGCTGTCATGCCCCATTTAATGCAAAGGAAATTTCAAAGGTATTAAAGAAAGGCGGAATTTTTTTAACTCAACAAGTCAGTGAAGGCGACAAACAAAATTTAAAAACAGCATTTGGTCGCGGACAATCGTTTGGAGAAAAGGATGGAGCATTACAAGAAAGATATGTACAAGAATTAATCAAAGCAGGTTTTTCAAATGTCCAAACCTTCGATGAAAATGCTCTTGTTTATTACGAAAGGCCGGAAGACCTTATTTTTCTGTTAAAGCATACACCTATTATTCCTAGATTTGGAGAGGAAAAACAAGACTTAGACATATTGAAGGGCTTCATAGAAAAAAATAGTACTAATAAAGGAATTTGTTCAAACTCTAAACGATATCTCATAATAGCAACAAAATAA
- a CDS encoding penicillin-binding protein 2, translating into MKKKQKNNKKKRNHLPFRLNVLFFIVFLLFSILILKLGLTQIVYGEDYRREIEKKEEVTVSASVPRGKIYDRNGKVIVDNLPLNAITYTGYQGTTAEERLKVARDLAIFIDKDTKDVTERDKKDFWMLTHPEEALEKVTDAELKKLDDGDLEATDIYKLQLNRITEEELATITGQELEVLAIYREFSGYALTPQIVKSNSENKNDEVSEEEYAVVSEHLSQLPGVDTTTDWVREYPYGDTFRTVLGNITSSKEGLPSEVATYYVAKEYSRNDRVGKSYIEKQYEDVLHGQKEKVKNITDKAGNPLNQEVITEGANGKDLVLSIDMDLQIAIEKIIEEELVTAKSKSGSAFLDRAFVVMMNPTTGEVLSLAGKQYVKNDQGEVEFLDFARGTFQLSYAMGSTVKGATVLTGFETNTIKPGTTFIDSPLNINGLPKGSYKVLGPVNDLDALKKSSNVYMFHTAIGVGEGNYAYGKPLYINTAAFDTFRYYFSQFGLGVKTGIDLPGEQTGFAGTDTLPGLLLDLSIGQYDTYTPLQLAQYVSTIANGGYRVKPQIVKDIHQPSDGQNGLGPILKEFKPEILNRVDMKKEYIEQVQEGFRQVMQESGGTAVGSFGDKPYKPAGKTGTAQVDVDKSENVAYAHNLTLIGYAPYDNPEVAFSVVAPTADYGNSKTSINLNIGERILDEYFNLKQNRANGTEQEVIDEAESELTDPTSEEENE; encoded by the coding sequence ATGAAAAAGAAACAGAAAAACAATAAGAAGAAAAGGAACCATCTCCCATTTCGGTTGAATGTGTTATTTTTTATCGTCTTTTTACTATTTTCAATATTGATTTTAAAGCTTGGACTTACTCAGATTGTTTATGGGGAAGATTATCGACGTGAAATTGAAAAAAAAGAAGAGGTGACGGTAAGTGCATCCGTTCCAAGAGGGAAAATATATGACAGGAATGGTAAAGTCATTGTAGACAATTTACCGTTAAACGCAATCACATATACTGGCTATCAAGGTACAACTGCTGAGGAGCGTCTTAAGGTTGCGAGAGATCTAGCAATTTTCATTGACAAAGATACTAAAGATGTTACTGAACGTGATAAAAAAGACTTTTGGATGTTAACTCATCCTGAAGAAGCTTTGGAAAAAGTAACAGATGCAGAATTAAAGAAACTAGATGATGGTGATCTTGAAGCAACAGATATATACAAGCTTCAGCTTAATAGAATTACAGAAGAGGAGCTTGCCACAATTACAGGCCAGGAGCTTGAAGTGCTTGCAATTTATCGTGAATTTAGTGGTTATGCACTCACACCACAAATTGTAAAAAGTAACAGTGAAAATAAGAATGATGAAGTTTCTGAAGAGGAGTATGCAGTTGTAAGTGAACATTTATCACAATTGCCAGGAGTAGATACGACGACAGATTGGGTGCGTGAATATCCGTACGGGGATACCTTTCGAACAGTATTAGGAAATATTACATCATCCAAGGAAGGGTTACCTTCTGAAGTAGCTACCTATTATGTCGCTAAGGAATATAGTCGTAATGACCGTGTAGGTAAAAGCTATATTGAGAAGCAATACGAAGATGTTCTACATGGTCAAAAAGAGAAGGTTAAAAATATTACAGACAAGGCAGGTAATCCTCTTAATCAGGAAGTTATTACAGAAGGTGCGAATGGTAAAGATCTTGTTCTTTCTATTGATATGGATTTGCAAATTGCAATTGAAAAAATTATTGAAGAGGAATTAGTAACTGCAAAAAGCAAATCGGGATCTGCATTTTTAGACCGTGCCTTTGTCGTTATGATGAACCCTACTACTGGTGAAGTACTATCATTAGCTGGGAAGCAATATGTGAAAAATGATCAAGGTGAAGTGGAATTTTTGGATTTTGCTAGGGGAACTTTTCAGTTGTCGTATGCGATGGGTTCAACAGTAAAAGGCGCGACAGTGTTAACAGGCTTTGAAACAAATACAATTAAACCAGGTACTACCTTTATTGATAGTCCATTGAATATTAATGGTTTACCAAAAGGATCATATAAAGTGTTAGGTCCTGTAAACGACCTTGATGCGCTTAAAAAATCTTCTAATGTCTACATGTTTCATACAGCAATTGGGGTAGGTGAAGGTAATTATGCTTATGGAAAACCATTGTATATAAATACAGCTGCTTTTGACACGTTTCGTTATTATTTTAGTCAATTTGGTCTAGGGGTAAAAACAGGGATTGATTTACCTGGGGAACAAACTGGCTTTGCTGGAACAGATACACTCCCAGGTTTATTATTGGATCTATCTATTGGGCAATATGACACGTATACACCACTCCAGCTAGCACAATATGTATCTACTATTGCTAATGGTGGTTACAGGGTGAAACCACAAATTGTCAAGGATATTCATCAACCATCTGATGGTCAAAATGGACTTGGTCCAATTTTAAAGGAATTTAAACCTGAAATCTTAAATAGAGTTGATATGAAAAAAGAGTATATTGAACAAGTGCAGGAGGGGTTTCGTCAAGTAATGCAAGAATCAGGAGGTACTGCTGTAGGTTCTTTTGGAGACAAACCGTATAAACCAGCTGGGAAAACAGGAACCGCTCAAGTAGATGTGGATAAGTCGGAAAATGTAGCTTATGCTCATAATTTAACTCTTATTGGTTATGCACCTTATGACAATCCAGAGGTTGCATTTTCGGTTGTCGCTCCTACTGCAGACTACGGGAATAGTAAAACCTCCATCAATTTAAACATAGGCGAGAGAATTTTAGATGAATACTTCAATTTAAAGCAAAACAGAGCCAATGGTACGGAACAAGAAGTTATCGATGAGGCTGAGTCTGAATTAACCGATCCCACAAGTGAAGAAGAAAATGAGTAG
- a CDS encoding NUDIX domain-containing protein, giving the protein MTPIKKAYGYVTRMKEGKTQVLVFQHPISAAGIQIPKGTVKPHESTYHAVIREIEEETGLKDFHIEYLIAQDLWENDDGAIHHRFFYKISVTTASSEWDYEPTGGEEEEGLTFHFFWISSENEVELIRGHGDYLKLVFD; this is encoded by the coding sequence TTGACCCCGATAAAAAAAGCTTATGGGTATGTTACTAGAATGAAAGAAGGAAAAACACAAGTTTTAGTCTTTCAACACCCAATATCTGCAGCTGGAATACAAATACCAAAAGGCACAGTTAAACCTCATGAAAGTACTTATCATGCTGTAATAAGAGAAATTGAAGAAGAGACTGGGCTGAAAGATTTTCATATTGAATATTTAATTGCTCAAGACTTATGGGAAAATGATGACGGTGCTATACATCATCGGTTTTTTTATAAAATTTCTGTAACGACTGCATCAAGTGAATGGGACTACGAGCCAACAGGCGGAGAGGAGGAAGAAGGACTAACGTTCCATTTTTTCTGGATTTCTTCAGAAAATGAGGTTGAACTTATTAGAGGACATGGTGATTATTTAAAGCTTGTCTTTGATTGA
- a CDS encoding histidine--tRNA ligase — protein MKKMAYQNVKGTKDYLPSAEIIRRDIKRTLEDVFIKYGCKPLETPILNYTELLASKYGGGAEILEEMYALSDRGARDLALRYDLTIPFVKVVALNPTLRLPLKRYEIGKVFRDGPIKTDRLREFTQCDVDIVGVESQLAEAELLIMALDAFRQLDLDIIIQYNNRKLLTGILEVFQTEDKKINKVVMILDKLEKIGLDNVINELDEIGLSKLTIKSIKQFITATNHTSYSYYQSFAEQNDRVKQGLDELQELDNYLELLDVSERCEFNPFLARGLEIYTGTIYEVFLSDLSLKSSIGSGGRYDNAIGGLIGTNEKYSTVGISFGLDVIYTAMSQSKKLTDKTDIDYYLVPINTERECLLVANYLRNQGYKVELEMSNKRLGKALDKANKEKIPYVIIVGEDEVKKNQLKIKNMSSGEEKFEAFQFKS, from the coding sequence ATGAAAAAAATGGCTTATCAAAATGTCAAAGGAACGAAAGATTACTTACCAAGTGCTGAGATAATAAGAAGGGATATTAAAAGAACGTTAGAAGATGTATTTATCAAATATGGATGCAAACCACTAGAGACACCTATTTTAAATTATACGGAATTACTTGCTTCAAAATATGGGGGTGGAGCTGAAATATTAGAAGAAATGTATGCATTATCTGACAGAGGAGCAAGAGATTTGGCTTTAAGATATGATCTCACGATACCCTTTGTCAAAGTAGTTGCGTTGAATCCGACCTTGAGGCTGCCTTTGAAAAGATATGAAATTGGTAAAGTATTCAGGGATGGACCTATAAAAACAGATAGACTTAGAGAATTTACGCAGTGTGATGTTGATATTGTTGGAGTAGAATCACAATTAGCTGAAGCTGAATTATTAATCATGGCATTGGATGCCTTCCGCCAACTCGATTTAGATATCATTATCCAATATAACAATAGAAAATTATTAACTGGCATATTGGAAGTATTTCAAACAGAGGATAAAAAGATTAATAAAGTTGTGATGATATTAGATAAGCTTGAAAAGATTGGCTTAGACAATGTAATAAATGAGCTTGATGAAATAGGACTGTCGAAGTTAACGATTAAATCGATCAAACAATTTATCACTGCTACCAATCATACAAGCTACAGTTACTATCAATCATTCGCTGAACAAAATGATCGAGTAAAACAAGGACTCGATGAATTACAAGAGCTAGATAATTATTTGGAATTACTTGATGTCAGTGAACGATGTGAATTTAACCCATTTTTAGCAAGAGGGTTAGAAATATACACAGGTACGATCTATGAAGTTTTTTTGTCTGATTTATCACTGAAATCAAGCATCGGGAGTGGTGGGAGATATGACAATGCAATTGGTGGACTTATTGGAACGAATGAAAAATATTCGACAGTCGGAATTTCCTTTGGTTTAGATGTCATATATACAGCTATGAGTCAGTCTAAGAAACTAACTGACAAGACGGATATAGATTATTATTTAGTACCAATAAACACTGAGAGAGAATGCTTGTTAGTAGCCAACTATTTAAGGAATCAAGGTTATAAGGTTGAATTGGAAATGAGTAACAAAAGATTAGGAAAGGCGCTTGATAAGGCAAACAAAGAGAAAATACCTTATGTAATTATTGTCGGAGAAGATGAAGTGAAGAAAAATCAACTAAAAATAAAAAATATGTCTTCAGGAGAAGAGAAGTTCGAAGCTTTTCAATTTAAAAGTTAA
- a CDS encoding NUDIX hydrolase codes for MKRVDVAYVLIFDENDEQVLLVKNKGEKTSYYTLPGGAVEQEETLQDAAIREVREETGFVVELDGIFSISEAFFEESGNHAVFFTFRGKIIGGEMGISLPEEIEEITWMESSKAEQYVHITNEKGLIKSKSSAPYFLRGRVSHKD; via the coding sequence GTGAAAAGAGTAGACGTTGCATACGTACTCATCTTTGATGAGAATGACGAACAAGTTTTGCTGGTTAAAAATAAGGGCGAAAAGACCTCTTACTATACTTTACCAGGAGGGGCAGTAGAACAGGAAGAAACCCTACAAGATGCTGCTATCCGTGAAGTTAGAGAAGAAACAGGGTTTGTCGTAGAATTAGACGGTATATTTTCTATAAGTGAAGCATTCTTTGAAGAAAGTGGTAACCACGCTGTTTTTTTTACTTTTAGAGGAAAAATAATTGGCGGAGAAATGGGCATATCATTGCCTGAAGAGATTGAAGAAATCACCTGGATGGAATCGTCGAAAGCAGAGCAATATGTACATATTACAAACGAAAAGGGGTTGATTAAAAGTAAATCATCAGCCCCTTATTTTCTTAGAGGTAGAGTCAGTCATAAGGACTAA
- a CDS encoding VOC family protein, whose protein sequence is MMQVGSIFIPVTSIKEATKWYEKNLGVKKIDGWEDGAGFYFPNSSTQLALVQVEAPQPTEFIIKGKKKNVYFNFVVEDINSVFDHLHSNGVINTDIEDYGGMKGFEFFDLDNNTFSIVSESIDSPFHIENVKKVQKMNKKTLES, encoded by the coding sequence ATGATGCAAGTTGGAAGTATATTTATCCCTGTAACTAGCATTAAGGAAGCGACAAAGTGGTATGAAAAGAATTTAGGCGTTAAGAAAATTGATGGATGGGAAGATGGGGCTGGTTTTTATTTTCCAAACAGTTCAACTCAATTGGCCCTTGTTCAAGTTGAAGCTCCACAACCAACTGAATTTATCATTAAAGGGAAGAAGAAAAATGTCTATTTTAATTTTGTAGTTGAAGATATTAATTCAGTATTTGACCACCTTCATAGTAATGGTGTTATAAACACAGATATTGAAGATTATGGGGGAATGAAAGGTTTTGAGTTCTTTGATTTAGATAATAATACATTTAGTATTGTTAGTGAAAGTATTGACTCACCTTTTCATATTGAAAACGTTAAAAAGGTTCAGAAGATGAACAAAAAGACATTAGAAAGTTAA
- a CDS encoding RNA polymerase sigma factor yields MVFDNLALTITKLYKYCLKLTGSTWVAEDLVQETLLKVYRLRDSEPNREITYPFLYTVAKNLFIDEKRKKRDLFYFNEEIHNQTNDFLEYDNLIESLLVSLPLKQAMLVTLKDVFGYTIKELSSMLRTSNESIKTALHRSRKRLKSSPKSNADVNVQNHQIIVGLSSAIKEANANKIFFYYRLLEARNFKVSRNSSQSVCHVVDPDGNILEFLSSS; encoded by the coding sequence ATGGTATTTGACAATTTAGCATTAACAATCACAAAACTATATAAATACTGTTTGAAATTAACAGGCTCAACATGGGTGGCAGAAGACCTTGTTCAAGAGACTTTATTAAAGGTTTATAGGCTGAGAGACTCAGAACCTAACCGAGAAATTACATACCCTTTTCTTTATACTGTGGCTAAAAACCTTTTTATAGATGAAAAAAGAAAAAAAAGAGACTTATTTTATTTCAATGAAGAGATTCATAATCAGACGAATGATTTTTTAGAATACGATAACTTGATTGAATCATTACTTGTATCTTTACCATTAAAACAAGCTATGCTCGTAACTCTTAAAGACGTGTTTGGTTATACGATAAAAGAACTAAGCTCAATGCTTCGCACAAGTAATGAATCTATAAAAACAGCATTACATCGGTCAAGAAAGAGACTTAAATCATCTCCAAAATCTAATGCAGATGTTAATGTTCAAAACCATCAAATCATTGTTGGGCTTTCTAGTGCAATAAAAGAGGCCAATGCTAACAAAATATTTTTTTATTACAGATTACTTGAAGCCCGTAACTTTAAAGTAAGCAGAAATAGTAGTCAGTCTGTATGTCATGTGGTAGATCCTGATGGAAATATACTCGAGTTTCTATCTTCATCATGA
- a CDS encoding sigma-70 family RNA polymerase sigma factor, with the protein MEEELKWVEEVLSGNKQVYAHIINKYKNSLFATILRMTKNAQDAQDLVQEAFIKVYHQLHKYDSQGSFSNWMYRVAINHCMDEFRKKRYKMKQVEINEVDLLNMNDPEVIFLKKEKQRQLERLIETLQEDERMVILLRYVNELSYNEISELVDLPLSTVRNKLHRAKSKMRRTVKQGGDYFYELSNDR; encoded by the coding sequence ATGGAAGAAGAACTGAAATGGGTAGAAGAAGTGCTAAGTGGCAATAAACAAGTCTACGCACACATTATTAATAAATATAAAAATTCGTTATTTGCAACGATTCTACGGATGACAAAAAATGCACAAGACGCACAAGACTTAGTGCAGGAGGCATTTATAAAGGTGTATCATCAGTTGCATAAATATGACAGCCAAGGCTCGTTTTCTAACTGGATGTATCGAGTGGCTATTAACCATTGTATGGACGAATTTAGGAAGAAGCGTTATAAGATGAAGCAGGTTGAAATCAACGAAGTAGATCTATTAAACATGAATGATCCTGAAGTCATTTTCTTAAAAAAAGAGAAACAAAGGCAGCTTGAACGCTTAATCGAAACGTTACAAGAAGATGAGCGTATGGTTATTTTGTTACGGTATGTAAATGAACTCAGCTATAACGAAATAAGTGAGCTGGTAGACTTGCCTTTATCAACTGTTCGAAATAAACTTCATCGGGCAAAGAGCAAGATGAGACGTACAGTAAAACAAGGAGGGGATTACTTCTATGAATTGTCCAACGACAGATAA